A window of Thunnus thynnus chromosome 17, fThuThy2.1, whole genome shotgun sequence contains these coding sequences:
- the gpr146 gene encoding probable G-protein coupled receptor 146, whose product MWICMVYNETDTSVDSQLCQDFGLILSVFSLIYLLVCFPLGLCYNALLVVVNLSNKVSMTMPDVYFVNMAIAGLVLNLVAPVELLSSTFTRWHAWEYNNEVYITLLILFNISSLVIMYSTTLLSLDYYIERALPRTYMSSVYNTKHVCGFIWGGAVLTSFSSLLFYVCNHISTKMVECTKMQNKEAADAIMMFIGYVVPAVAVLYAFVLILRIRKESTPLDQDSARLDPSIHRLLLASVCVQFVLWTPYYMTLLVHTIVGPPRYINYIHYFPTYYFLRCVSKLLAFSSSFAMPLMYRQMNKNFSNKLQRLLRRLHCRDQSCPHERSTVQQVVT is encoded by the coding sequence ATGTGGATCTGCATGGTTTACAATGAGACGGACACCAGCGTGGACTCCCAGCTCTGCCAGGACTTCGGCCTCATCCTGTCAGTCTTCTCGCTCATCTACCTCCTGGTGTGCTTCCCATTGGGGCTGTGCTACAATGCGCTGCTGGTCGTGGTCAACCTCTCGAATAAGGTGTCTATGACCATGCCGGATGTCTATTTCGTCAACATGGCCATTGCGGGCCTTGTGCTCAACCTGGTGGCGCCGGTGGAGCTGCTGAGCTCCACCTTCACCCGCTGGCATGCGTGGGAGTACAACAATGAGGTCTACATCACCTTGCTCATCCTCTTCAACATCTCATCTCTGGTCATCATGTATTCCACCACGCTGCTCAGTCTGGACTACTACATAGAGCGGGCGTTGCCTCGCACATACATGTCCAGCGTGTATAACACCAAACATGTGTGTGGCTTCATCTGGGGCGGCGCTGTGCTCACcagcttctcttctctgctgttcTATGTGTGCAACCACATCTCCACTAAGATGGTTGAGTGCACCAAAATGCAGAACAAAGAGGCAGCAGACGCCATCATGATGTTTATCGGCTACGTGGTTCCAGCTGTGGCTGTTCTTTATGCCTTTGTGCTCATTTTGCGCATAAGGAAGGAGTCCACACCTCTGGATCAGGACTCCGCACGCTTGGACCCTTCTATTCACAGACTGCTGCTTGCTTCAGTCTGTGTGCAATTTGTACTGTGGACCCCATACTACATGACCCTGTTGGTGCACACTATAGTCGGTCCACCAAGGTATATTAACTACATACATTACTTCCCTACCTACTATTTCTTGAGATGTGTGTCTAAACTGCTGGCTTTCTCTAGCAGTTTTGCGATGCCTCTCATGTACAGGCAGATGAACAAAAACTTCTCCAACAAGCTTCAGCGGCTGCTCAGGAGGCTGCACTGCAGAGACCAGTCCTGCCCCCATGAACGCTCAACAGTGCAGCAAGTGGTGACGTGA
- the gper1 gene encoding G-protein coupled estrogen receptor 1 encodes MVPMIQDSSTTVSMEVQTTSMLWIYVNSTEQLNTSYEYNTTDLIENSDKYQSYVIGLFLSCLYTILLFPIGFIGNILILVVNLNHREKMTIPDLYFVNLAVADLILVADSLIEVFNLNEKYYDYAVLCTFMSLFLQVNMYSSIFFLTWMSFDRYIALASSMSSSPLRTMQHAKLSCGLIWMASILATLLPFTIVQTQHRGEVHFCFANVFEIQWLEVTIGFLVPFSIIGLCYSLIGRILMRAQKHRGLWPRRQKALRMIVVVVLVFFICWLPENVFISIQLLQGTADPSQRTATTLWHDYPLTGHIVNLAAFSNSCLNPIIYSFLGETFRDKLRLFIKQKASWSVVNRFCHHRLDLHLHVRSEVSEV; translated from the coding sequence ATGGTGCCTATGATTCAAGACAGTTCAACCACAGTAAGTATGGAAGTGCAGACAACCTCTATGCTCTGGATATATGTTAACAGCACAGAACAACTGAACACTTCATATGAGTACAACACAACGGATTTGATTGAAAACTCAGACAAATACCAATCTTACGTTATTGGTCTCTTCCTGTCCTGCCTGTACACCATCCTCCTCTTTCCAATTGGATTTATTGGTAACATCTTAATCCTGGTGGTGAACTTGAACCATAGAGAGAAGATGACCATCCCCGACCTTTACTTTGTGAACCTGGCTGTGGCTGACCTCATCCTGGTGGCAGATTCCCTCATTGAGGTCTTCAATCTGAACGAGAAGTATTACGACTATGCTGTCCTTTGCACCTTCATGTCCCTTTTCCTGCAGGTCAACATGTACAGCAGCATCTTCTTTCTCACATGGATGAGCTTTGACCGGTACATTGCCTTGGCAAGCTCAATGAGCAGCAGCCCACTGAGGACTATGCAGCATGCCAAGCTCAGCTGTGGCCTCATCTGGATGGCTTCCATCCTGGCCACCCTTCTTCCCTTCACCATTGTGCAGACCCAGCACAGGGGTGAGGTGCACTTCTGCTTTGCCAACGTCTTTGAAATTCAGTGGCTGGAGGTAACCATTGGCTTTTTGGTGCCCTTCTCCATCATTGGTCTATGCTACTCTCTGATTGGGCGCATCCTCATGAGGGCCCAGAAGCACCGAGGATTGTGGCCACGGCGGCAGAAAGCCCTGCGTATGATCGTGGTGGTGGTTCTGGTGTTCTTCATCTGCTGGCTGCCAGAGAACGTCTTCATCAGCATCCAGCTGCTGCAGGGCACAGCTGACCCATCCCAGAGGACTGCTACCACCCTGTGGCACGACTACCCGCTCACAGGCCACATTGTTAACCTGGCAGCGTTCTCCAACAGCTGCCTCAACCCCATTATCTACAGCTTTCTAGGAGAAACCTTCAGGGACAAGTTGCGTCTCTTCATTAAGCAGAAGGCCAGCTGGTCAGTAGTCAACCGCTTCTGCCACCACCGCCTCGATTTACACCTCCATGTCAGGAGCGAAGTGTCAGAGGTGTAA
- the unkl gene encoding putative E3 ubiquitin-protein ligase UNKL isoform X1 → MPSVSKTAANASPQTEKPTHYTYLKEFRTEQCPLFLQHKCTQHRPFTCFHWHFLNQRRRRPIRRRDGTFNYSPDVYCTKYDETTGICPDGDDCPYLHRTTGDTERKYHLRYYKTGTCIHETDARGHCVKNGLHCAFAHGPHDLRPPVYDIREIQAQEALQNGQLGSGEGIPDLQPGVLASQAMIEKTLTEDPRWQDTNFVLANYKTDQCTKPPRLCRQGYACPHYHNSRDRRRNPRKFKYRSTPCPNVKHGDEWGEPSKCDSGDSCQYCHSRTEQQFHPEIYKSTKCNDMRQTGYCPRGPFCAFAHVERIPSTEETMSSLLTAIQSSSQSQLSSQQYSECPVSEWNSGGNSTTSATSSNGQVGSVSCSNSSTVTPSSGSDSLLSPVGSISRPKSLTNSSLCSESTTSSVSSLTSNYPKAPGFEREDQIKNKGHMDQKLMDQEKQTQNTVFSAVNPLASSFTSSITSSLASSIGSDSSSPTTLSTMNAKATPFYPGSNTVESVIGSALDLNFSDINVASLEKELEEQDNNVGLASQRVLGGSAPVNIPGSLARSSSLNSSSSLSTSPLSSLSQSLSQSLLSGTVSQQNQPSNMLAKQEHGLLGTPTSSSQNSLGLNGGASNIWDFVSGSFSPSPSPVFSSLTSATSSADLARLFRELDEAKRKIKQWEEAWHQVKQACEACQKDAHEAKEQAKTAEAERQLAEQKWEETERKLKELQGDFDVLCRTPGTPLLRSYGELDQLPLSKLHSIQSQLRNDLDLIDGVIYQLQSKKCIVCQKHDRCIVLQPCQHYVLCENCAPSKTECPYCRTKILKW, encoded by the exons ATGCCGTCGGTTTCGAAAACGGCGGCCAATGCGTCTCCTCAAACCGAGAAACCTACCCACTATAC ATACTTGAAGGAGTTCAGGACAGAGCAGTGCCCGTTGTTCCTCCAGCACAAGTGTACGCAGCACAGACCCTTTACGTGCTTTCACTGGCATTTTCTCAACCAGCGGAGAAGAAGACCCATAAGAAGAAGAGACGGGACCTTTAACTACAGCCCGGACGTTTATTGCACGAAATACGACGAGACAACAGGCATTTGTCCGGATGGAGATGA CTGTCCTTATTTACACCGGACAACGGGTGACACAGAGCGCAAGTACCATCTACGCTATTACAAGACTGGCACTTGTATCCATGAGACAGATGCCCGAGGGCATTGTGTGAAGAATGGCCTCCACTGTGCTTTTGCTCACGGGCCACATGATCTCCGACCTCCAGTCTATGATATCAG AGAGATCCAAGCACAAGAGGCCCTCCAAAATGGACAGTTGGGATCTGGGGAAGGTATTCCTGATCTGCAACCTGGTGTACTAGCCAGCCAAGCCATGATTGAGAAAACTCTGACAGAGGACCCACGGTGGCAAG ATACCAACTTTGTTTTAGCCAACTATAAAACAGACCAGTGTACTAAGCCTCCGAGACTTTGCAGACAGGGCTACGCATGTCCCCACTACCACAACAGTAGAGACCGAAGACGAAATCCACGAAAGTTCAAGTACAG GTCAACTCCTTGCCCTAATGTGAAACACGGGGACGAATGGGGCGAGCCATCAAAGTGCGACAGTGGAGACAGTTGCCAGTATTGTCACTCTCGCACCGAACAACAGTTTCACCCAGAG ATCTACAAATCCACCAAATGCAACGATATGCGGCAAACTGGATATTGTCCCAGAGGACCGTTTTGTGCGTTTGCACACGTAGAAA gAATTCCCTCTACAGAAGAGACCATGAGCTCGTTGCTAACGGCGATACAGTCAAGTTCACAGTCCCAGCTGAGCTCTCAACAGTATTCAGAGTGTCCAGTCAGTGAGTGGAACAGTGGAGGCAACTCCACCACCAGTGCAACCAGTAGCAACGGCCAAGTAGGAAGT GTTTCATGTTCAAATAGCTCAACTGTAACGCCAAGCTCAGGAAGCGACAGTTTGTTATCCCCAGTGGGATCCATCAGCAGGCCCAAATCCTTAACTAATAGTAGTTTATGTTCAGAGTCCACCACATCCAGTGTCTCATCTCTGACGTCTAACTATCCTAAAGCTCCGGGCTTTGAACGTGAGGATCAG aTTAAGAATAAGGGACACATGGATCAAAAATTGATGGaccaagaaaaacag acacaaaatactgtattcTCTGCGGTGAACCCTTTGGCATCAAGCTTTACCTCCAGTATAACATCAAGCTTGGCCTCTAGTATTGGCTCAGATAGTTCTTCACCCACCACCTTATCAACAATGAATGCAAAAGCCACTCCTTTCTATCCAGGGAGCAACACAGTGGAGTCTGTTATAG GATCCGCTCTGGACCTCAACTTCAGTGACATTAATGTTGCATCTCTGGAGAAGGAGTTAGAGGAGCAAGACAACAATGTAGGACTGGCAA GTCAAAGGGTGCTGGGTGGATCCGCTCCAGTTAACATTCCTGGCTCCCTGGCACGATCGTCTTCTTTGAATTCCTCATCATCGCTCTCCACCTCCCCGCTAAGCTCCCTCTCCCAGTCCCTGTCACAGTCTCTGCTGTCTGGGACGGTATCACAGCAAAATCAACCTTCAAACATGTTAGCCAAGCAAGAGCACGGCCTCCTGGGAACACCCACCTCCTCTTCCCAGAACTCTTTGG GCTTGAACGGAGGAGCTAGCAACATTTGGGACTTTGTAAGTGGCAGCTTTTCACCGAGTCCATCTCCAGTTTTCAGCAGCCTAACCTCCGCAACCAGCAGTGCTGATCTGGCCCGCCTTTTTAGAGAACTCGATGAGGCCAAGAGGAAGATTAAACAGTGGGAGGAGGCGTGGCATCAGGTCAAACAA gcttGTGAAGCTTGCCAGAAAGACGCCCATGAAGCAAAGGAACAAGCAAAAACGGCAGAAGCAGAGCGGCAGCTGGCAGAACAGAAATGGGAAGAAACAGAACGCAAGCTGAAAGAGCTCCAAGGGGACTTTGATGTGCTTTGTCGCACCCCTGGAACACCTCTCCTACGTAGCTATGGCGAGCTGGACCAGCTCCCCTTGTCAAAGCTTCACTCCATCCAGAGTCAGCTGCGTAATGACCTAGACCTTATAGACGGG GTAATATATCAGCTTCAGTCAAAGAAATGTATAGTTTGCCAAAAGCATGATCGTTGCATTGTTCTGCAGCCTTGCCAACATTATGTACTATGTGAGAACTGTGCACCTAGTAAA
- the unkl gene encoding putative E3 ubiquitin-protein ligase UNKL isoform X2 — protein MPSVSKTAANASPQTEKPTHYTYLKEFRTEQCPLFLQHKCTQHRPFTCFHWHFLNQRRRRPIRRRDGTFNYSPDVYCTKYDETTGICPDGDDCPYLHRTTGDTERKYHLRYYKTGTCIHETDARGHCVKNGLHCAFAHGPHDLRPPVYDIREIQAQEALQNGQLGSGEGIPDLQPGVLASQAMIEKTLTEDPRWQDTNFVLANYKTDQCTKPPRLCRQGYACPHYHNSRDRRRNPRKFKYRSTPCPNVKHGDEWGEPSKCDSGDSCQYCHSRTEQQFHPEIYKSTKCNDMRQTGYCPRGPFCAFAHVERIPSTEETMSSLLTAIQSSSQSQLSSQQYSECPVSEWNSGGNSTTSATSSNGQVGSIKNKGHMDQKLMDQEKQTQNTVFSAVNPLASSFTSSITSSLASSIGSDSSSPTTLSTMNAKATPFYPGSNTVESVIGSALDLNFSDINVASLEKELEEQDNNVGLASQRVLGGSAPVNIPGSLARSSSLNSSSSLSTSPLSSLSQSLSQSLLSGTVSQQNQPSNMLAKQEHGLLGTPTSSSQNSLGLNGGASNIWDFVSGSFSPSPSPVFSSLTSATSSADLARLFRELDEAKRKIKQWEEAWHQVKQACEACQKDAHEAKEQAKTAEAERQLAEQKWEETERKLKELQGDFDVLCRTPGTPLLRSYGELDQLPLSKLHSIQSQLRNDLDLIDGVIYQLQSKKCIVCQKHDRCIVLQPCQHYVLCENCAPSKTECPYCRTKILKW, from the exons ATGCCGTCGGTTTCGAAAACGGCGGCCAATGCGTCTCCTCAAACCGAGAAACCTACCCACTATAC ATACTTGAAGGAGTTCAGGACAGAGCAGTGCCCGTTGTTCCTCCAGCACAAGTGTACGCAGCACAGACCCTTTACGTGCTTTCACTGGCATTTTCTCAACCAGCGGAGAAGAAGACCCATAAGAAGAAGAGACGGGACCTTTAACTACAGCCCGGACGTTTATTGCACGAAATACGACGAGACAACAGGCATTTGTCCGGATGGAGATGA CTGTCCTTATTTACACCGGACAACGGGTGACACAGAGCGCAAGTACCATCTACGCTATTACAAGACTGGCACTTGTATCCATGAGACAGATGCCCGAGGGCATTGTGTGAAGAATGGCCTCCACTGTGCTTTTGCTCACGGGCCACATGATCTCCGACCTCCAGTCTATGATATCAG AGAGATCCAAGCACAAGAGGCCCTCCAAAATGGACAGTTGGGATCTGGGGAAGGTATTCCTGATCTGCAACCTGGTGTACTAGCCAGCCAAGCCATGATTGAGAAAACTCTGACAGAGGACCCACGGTGGCAAG ATACCAACTTTGTTTTAGCCAACTATAAAACAGACCAGTGTACTAAGCCTCCGAGACTTTGCAGACAGGGCTACGCATGTCCCCACTACCACAACAGTAGAGACCGAAGACGAAATCCACGAAAGTTCAAGTACAG GTCAACTCCTTGCCCTAATGTGAAACACGGGGACGAATGGGGCGAGCCATCAAAGTGCGACAGTGGAGACAGTTGCCAGTATTGTCACTCTCGCACCGAACAACAGTTTCACCCAGAG ATCTACAAATCCACCAAATGCAACGATATGCGGCAAACTGGATATTGTCCCAGAGGACCGTTTTGTGCGTTTGCACACGTAGAAA gAATTCCCTCTACAGAAGAGACCATGAGCTCGTTGCTAACGGCGATACAGTCAAGTTCACAGTCCCAGCTGAGCTCTCAACAGTATTCAGAGTGTCCAGTCAGTGAGTGGAACAGTGGAGGCAACTCCACCACCAGTGCAACCAGTAGCAACGGCCAAGTAGGAAGT aTTAAGAATAAGGGACACATGGATCAAAAATTGATGGaccaagaaaaacag acacaaaatactgtattcTCTGCGGTGAACCCTTTGGCATCAAGCTTTACCTCCAGTATAACATCAAGCTTGGCCTCTAGTATTGGCTCAGATAGTTCTTCACCCACCACCTTATCAACAATGAATGCAAAAGCCACTCCTTTCTATCCAGGGAGCAACACAGTGGAGTCTGTTATAG GATCCGCTCTGGACCTCAACTTCAGTGACATTAATGTTGCATCTCTGGAGAAGGAGTTAGAGGAGCAAGACAACAATGTAGGACTGGCAA GTCAAAGGGTGCTGGGTGGATCCGCTCCAGTTAACATTCCTGGCTCCCTGGCACGATCGTCTTCTTTGAATTCCTCATCATCGCTCTCCACCTCCCCGCTAAGCTCCCTCTCCCAGTCCCTGTCACAGTCTCTGCTGTCTGGGACGGTATCACAGCAAAATCAACCTTCAAACATGTTAGCCAAGCAAGAGCACGGCCTCCTGGGAACACCCACCTCCTCTTCCCAGAACTCTTTGG GCTTGAACGGAGGAGCTAGCAACATTTGGGACTTTGTAAGTGGCAGCTTTTCACCGAGTCCATCTCCAGTTTTCAGCAGCCTAACCTCCGCAACCAGCAGTGCTGATCTGGCCCGCCTTTTTAGAGAACTCGATGAGGCCAAGAGGAAGATTAAACAGTGGGAGGAGGCGTGGCATCAGGTCAAACAA gcttGTGAAGCTTGCCAGAAAGACGCCCATGAAGCAAAGGAACAAGCAAAAACGGCAGAAGCAGAGCGGCAGCTGGCAGAACAGAAATGGGAAGAAACAGAACGCAAGCTGAAAGAGCTCCAAGGGGACTTTGATGTGCTTTGTCGCACCCCTGGAACACCTCTCCTACGTAGCTATGGCGAGCTGGACCAGCTCCCCTTGTCAAAGCTTCACTCCATCCAGAGTCAGCTGCGTAATGACCTAGACCTTATAGACGGG GTAATATATCAGCTTCAGTCAAAGAAATGTATAGTTTGCCAAAAGCATGATCGTTGCATTGTTCTGCAGCCTTGCCAACATTATGTACTATGTGAGAACTGTGCACCTAGTAAA